The Triticum aestivum cultivar Chinese Spring chromosome 7B, IWGSC CS RefSeq v2.1, whole genome shotgun sequence genome window below encodes:
- the LOC123161024 gene encoding 50S ribosomal protein L19, chloroplastic, with protein sequence MQSLARTVCRAGTRGNPLKLMDCAAPSVEQSFTEPLRSCSWIRQIVSPIIPRDGVQAYGFCTRTLTVRGFTTVGTAEVSVEDEDSSSPMVEHPPRIKFKRPDKTARHIMNILNKEAVDKVRTERTIPDVQPGCIVQMRVQVPENKRRESTLKGIVIARRNAGIATTFRLRRLVAGVGVESVFPLYSPNIKEIKILDRKKVRRAKLYYLRDRMNALKK encoded by the exons ATGCAGTCTTTGGCGCGGACCGTCTGTCGAGCCGGAACCCGTGGCAATCCTCTGAAGCTCATGGATTGCGCAGCTCCTAGTGTAGAACAGTCCTTCACGGAACCCCTGAGGTCTTGCAGCTGGATTCGTCAAATTGTG AGTCCGATCATTCCACGCGACGGTGTTCAGGCATATGGTTTCTGCACGAGGACTTTGACGGTGAGGGGGTTCACGACAGTGGGGACTGCCGAGGTTTCTGTTGAGGATGAAGATTCCAGCTCTCCCATGGTTGAGCACCCGCCGCGCATTAAGTTCAAGAGGCCTGACAAGACGGCCAGGCACATTATGAAT ATCTTGAACAAAGAGGCAGTCGACAAAGTTCGTACAGAGAGGACCATTCCTGATGTACAGCCTGGATGTATTGTTCAAATGAGAGTG CAAGTTCCTGAGAACAAGCGACGTGAGTCTACATTGAAAGGCATCGTCATAGCAAGGCGCAATGCTGGGATCGCTACGACTTTCAGATTGCGTAGATTAGTAGCTGGCGTTGGCGTTGAGTCTGTCTTTCCACT GTACTCGCCAAACATCAAAGAAATTAAGATCTTAGACAGGAAGAAAGTCAGGAGAGCAAAGCTGTATTACCTGAGGGACAGAATGAATGCACTGAAGAAATGA